A single genomic interval of Stieleria maiorica harbors:
- a CDS encoding SEC-C metal-binding domain-containing protein has protein sequence MSKRRRGFPSETHVKCGLRIVHGDKTLEEKLGRNDPCPCGSGLRFKRCCLKSGHF, from the coding sequence ATGAGTAAACGCCGACGCGGCTTCCCCTCGGAGACTCACGTCAAGTGTGGACTGCGAATCGTCCACGGCGACAAAACACTCGAAGAAAAGCTTGGACGCAATGATCCCTGCCCATGCGGAAGCGGCCTGCGATTCAAACGATGTTGCCTCAAATCGGGCCACTTTTGA
- a CDS encoding endonuclease V, whose translation MENTTQTQTIACIDVGYTDSAARAACVVIDNWRASRPVAEHVAKIHELKEYQPGEFYRRELPCIQVVLAKLDQPPTCIVVDGYVWLDGNDRPGLGAHLYETLDRKIPIIGVAKNPFKETDHATELRRGTSDRPLYVTAVGIPIAQAVLNIGAMHGPHRLPTILKRVDQLSRGGN comes from the coding sequence ATGGAGAACACGACGCAAACCCAAACGATTGCATGTATCGATGTAGGCTACACGGATAGTGCAGCGCGAGCTGCGTGCGTTGTGATCGACAATTGGCGAGCCTCACGCCCAGTCGCCGAACATGTGGCGAAAATCCATGAGCTGAAAGAGTATCAGCCCGGCGAATTCTATCGTCGAGAACTGCCGTGCATCCAAGTGGTGCTGGCAAAACTCGATCAACCACCGACTTGCATCGTGGTCGACGGCTACGTTTGGCTGGATGGAAATGACCGTCCGGGATTGGGTGCTCACCTCTACGAGACGCTTGATCGCAAGATTCCAATCATCGGCGTGGCGAAGAATCCGTTCAAAGAAACGGACCACGCCACTGAGCTCCGCAGAGGCACAAGCGATCGGCCGCTCTACGTTACGGCCGTGGGCATCCCAATCGCTCAAGCAGTGTTGAATATAGGTGCCATGCATGGCCCACATCGACTTCCAACAATATTGAAGCGAGTCGATCAGTTGAGCCGTGGTGGAAATTAG
- a CDS encoding slipin family protein, whose translation MMISGARREFIIKDTHRGLYYEDGKLTKILEAGHYKIPPRKRFFKKLPTVECMLVDVRERELTIKGQEILTADKVAIRVSILVQFRVTDPKAAIHTVDSFEDRLYSDVQLAARRSLASMTLEEILTNRNRLSEDILSDVTESAGSYGVTIRRADVKDLIFPGNLQEIMNRVLAAERHSQAQLVEARTRAEVEQIEAESRAEITRRDAQADAEARRLREQAEAEATRSKAEAETQAYAERLKAAEALEGHPALLRLAELETLRELAKNGNARLYLGLDRVSLNGTDSGKHDS comes from the coding sequence ATGATGATTAGCGGTGCTCGACGAGAGTTCATCATTAAGGACACCCACCGCGGTTTGTACTACGAAGACGGTAAGCTGACGAAGATCCTCGAGGCGGGGCACTACAAGATTCCGCCGCGAAAGCGATTCTTCAAGAAGCTACCGACCGTCGAGTGCATGCTGGTCGACGTTCGTGAGCGAGAGCTGACGATCAAGGGCCAGGAAATCTTGACGGCTGACAAGGTGGCTATCCGAGTCAGCATTCTGGTGCAGTTCCGTGTGACCGATCCGAAGGCTGCGATCCACACGGTCGATAGCTTTGAGGACCGACTTTACAGCGACGTGCAGCTAGCAGCGCGACGTTCACTGGCGTCGATGACGCTGGAGGAAATCCTGACGAACCGAAACCGGCTGAGTGAGGATATTCTGTCCGACGTCACCGAATCGGCTGGCAGCTACGGTGTGACGATCCGACGAGCCGACGTGAAGGACTTGATCTTCCCGGGAAACCTGCAGGAGATCATGAACCGCGTTCTGGCAGCCGAACGACACAGCCAGGCTCAGCTGGTCGAAGCACGAACGCGTGCGGAGGTCGAGCAGATCGAGGCGGAGTCTCGAGCTGAAATCACGCGACGCGATGCCCAGGCAGATGCCGAAGCACGACGACTGCGTGAGCAGGCCGAAGCGGAAGCAACGCGTTCGAAAGCGGAAGCCGAAACGCAAGCGTACGCGGAACGTCTCAAGGCAGCCGAGGCGCTGGAAGGCCACCCGGCACTGCTGCGACTGGCCGAACTCGAAACGCTGCGTGAACTGGCCAAGAACGGCAACGCTCGACTGTACCTCGGTCTCGACCGAGTCAGTCTAAACGGAACGGATTCTGGAAAGCACGATTCGTGA
- a CDS encoding DUF1569 domain-containing protein, giving the protein MSNLRQLQFNNLEAAVDDARQLLASGHVRHANWSLGQICRHLVLVQDPSVDGYPIWMSLFAPLRPLVRQLLLPKVLSGDSPRGIRTAPMFVPPDNLEDATEVEAFAASVTRLLNHSGSFAPHPGFGRLPREKILEIHTAHAAHHLRHLRAHDQSA; this is encoded by the coding sequence ATGAGTAACCTCCGTCAATTGCAGTTCAACAATCTTGAAGCCGCCGTTGATGACGCTCGGCAATTGTTGGCCAGCGGTCATGTCCGGCACGCAAATTGGTCGCTTGGGCAGATCTGTCGGCACTTGGTTTTGGTTCAAGATCCCAGCGTCGATGGCTATCCGATTTGGATGTCGCTCTTTGCGCCATTGCGACCTTTGGTGCGACAACTGCTGTTGCCCAAAGTGCTGAGCGGTGATTCTCCTCGCGGGATACGGACGGCTCCAATGTTCGTTCCGCCCGATAACTTGGAAGATGCAACCGAGGTGGAAGCTTTTGCGGCAAGTGTTACACGACTGCTGAATCACTCCGGCAGCTTCGCTCCGCATCCAGGGTTCGGCCGATTGCCACGCGAGAAGATTCTGGAAATCCACACAGCTCATGCTGCTCACCATCTCCGACATCTTCGAGCACACGATCAGTCTGCTTAA